One genomic window of Scatophagus argus isolate fScaArg1 chromosome 16, fScaArg1.pri, whole genome shotgun sequence includes the following:
- the rln3a gene encoding relaxin-3a — protein sequence MWKAVVLAVCLLVAGVQPMDDPTYGVKLCGREFIRAVIFTCGGSRWRRSVRGADVSEDPFSSHQEESSEGLSHSSVVEGLLQRNRDLGFTTKDNQEGVFSRPARSFITEEILEALRKADRKGRDVVVGLSNACCKWGCSKSEISSLC from the exons ATGTGGAAAGCTGTGGTTctggctgtgtgtctgctggtggCTGGGGTTCAGCCCATGGATGACCCAACATATGGGGTGAAGCTTTGTGGCCGTGAGTTCATCCGGGCAGTCATATTCACTTGTGGAGGCTCACGATGGAGACGGTCAGTCAGGGGTGCAG ATGTTTCAGAAGACCCATTCAGTTCCCATCAGGAGGAGTCCTCGGAGGGCTTGAGCCACAGCTCCGTGGTGGAGGGTCTTCTCCAAAGGAACAGAGATCTGGGCTTTACAACTAAAGACAACCAGGAGGGAGTGTTCAGCAGACCAGCCCGTTCTTTCATTACCGAGGAGATCCTGGAAGCCCTTCGCAAGGCTGACCGCAAGGGCCGGGATGTGGTGGTGGGCCTGTCCAACGCCTGCTGCAAGTGGGGTTGCAGCAAGAGCGAGATCAGTTCCCTTTGCTGA